The proteins below come from a single Aegilops tauschii subsp. strangulata cultivar AL8/78 chromosome 6, Aet v6.0, whole genome shotgun sequence genomic window:
- the LOC109744199 gene encoding pathogenesis-related protein PR-4-like produces MATEVAAAGARMPVSVLVLVALVVVCLSANGAAAQQASGVAATYNLYNPEKINWDLRVASVFCATWDADMPLAWRQRYGWTAFCGPAGAHGQPSCGRCLQVTNRATGARTVARVVDQCDNGGLDLDVAVFRQIDTDGGGVANGHLVVDYQFVGCQD; encoded by the exons ATGGCAACGGAGGTCGCCGCCGCTGGCGCAAGAATGCCGGTGTCCGTGCTGGTTCTCGTGGCATTGGTCGTGGTCTGCTTGTCCGCCAACGGCGCGGCGGCGCAGCAGGCAAGCGGCGTGGCGGCGACGTACAACCTGTacaacccagagaagatcaactGGGACCTGCGCGTCGCCAGCGTCTTCTGCGCGACGTGGGACGCCGACATGCCGCTGGCCTGGCGGCAGAGGTACGGCTGGACGGCGTTCTGCGGCCCCGCCGGCGCGCACGGCCAGCCGTCCTGCGGCCGCTGCCTCCAG GTGACCAACAGGGCGACGGGGGCTCGGACGGTGGCGAGGGTGGTGGACCAGTGCGACAACGGCGGGCTCGACCTTGACGTCGCCGTGTTCCGGCAGATCGACACCGACGGAGGCGGCGTCGCCAACGGCCACCTCGTCGTCGACTACCAGTTCGTCGGCTGCCAGGACTGA